A genomic stretch from Corvus cornix cornix isolate S_Up_H32 chromosome 9, ASM73873v5, whole genome shotgun sequence includes:
- the FBXL12 gene encoding F-box/LRR-repeat protein 12, translating to MAERAALPDSVLVQVLALLPLRDRLRAARVCRRWQQLAQDRAVWTHVDLSPHRITRRTLWHLVRHRLPDSLCTLRMRGMPRSGGKQRLLSPALLAALRKRCPQLHRLCLTETDLRHVPYESMPSSVTTLELSLCDIPDAWFCVSPSVPPPQVQHLTIHSIPTFSDRHLLGISSQNHLKTLSLCGTYRITDMGIQAAAPHLEELERLILRHCIIGDAAMVFIGRHMKQLRYLEISNAYFLTNRGLVAIVTLEHLETLCLDLYDLVSLGTVIALLQVLPRLNHLKLGGTCFEDELLDKIQENFPHCTISHTP from the exons ATGGCGGAGCGGGCGGCCCTGCCCGACTCGGTGCTGGTGCAGGTCCTGGCGCTGCTGCCGCTGCGGGACCGGCTGCGAGCGGCCAG GGTCTGCCGGCGGTGGCAGCAGCTGGCGCAGGACCGAGCGGTCTGGACACATGTGGATCTGAGCCCTCACCGG ATCACCCGCCGCACGCTGTGGCACCTGGTGCGCCACCGCCTCCCTGACAGCCTGTGCACCCTGCGGATGCGGGGCATGCCTCGCTCGGGCGGCAAGCAGCGGCTCCTCTCACCggcactgctggctgccctTCGGAAGCGCTGTCCCCAGCTCCATCGGCTGTGCCTGACCGAGACAGACCTCCGCCATGTCCCGTACGAGAGCATGCCCTCTTCTGTCACCACACTGGAGCTGAGCCTCTGCGACATCCCTGATGCCTGGTTCTGCGTCTCCCCTTCAGTGCCACCACCACAGGTACAACACCTCACTATCCACAGCATTCCCACCTTTTCTGACCGTCATCTTCTTGGCATTTCCTCACAGAACCACTTGAAGACACTGAGCCTTTGTGGCACCTACCGCATCACTGATATGGGGAtccaagcagcagctccacacctGGAAGAGCTTGAACGTCTGATTCTGCGGCACTGCATCATTGGTGATGCTGCCATGGTATTCATTGGGCGCCACATGAAGCAGCTCCGCTACCTGGAAATCAGCAATGCCTACTTCCTGACAAACAGGGGGCTGGTTGCTATTGTGACACTGGAGCACCTGGAGACCCTGTGCCTTGACCTCTATGATTTGGTCTCCCTTGGTACTGTTATTGCTTTGTTGCAAGTGCTGCCTCGCCTGAACCACCTCAAATTAGGTGGAACTTGCTTTGAAGATGAACTCCTCGATAAAATTCAGGAGAATTTTCCACATTGCACCATATCTCACACTCCTTGA